The DNA window TCTTATGAGTTTATTATAACGCAATCTGGTTATAAAACTGAAAAGAAGAACATCGAAATTCATTCGACAGAAGCACTCATTATTAATCAAGAATTGTTTTCACTGACAGGTAGTTTAAATGAAGTGGTAATAACCGGAACCATGAAAGAGATGTCGCGATTGGATTCGCCAATCCCAGTTGAAGTACTTACCCCTAAACTATTTCAAAAAAATCCTAGCCCCAGCTTGTTTGAATCCATGCAAATGGTAAATGGTGTTCAGCCTCAACTAAATTGTAATGTTTGTAATACCGGTGATATTCATATCAATGGGATGGAAGGCCCCTATACAATGATTACAATTGATGGAATGCCAATCGTTAGTGCACTTTCAACCGTGTATGGCTTAAGCGGCATCCCGAATAGTTTAGTGAATCGGATTGAAGTTGTGAAAGGTCCTGCCAGCACATTATATGGATCGGAAGCAGTTGGAGGTTTAATCAATGTTATTACCAAGGATCCGAAAGATGCACCGCGAATAAGCGCAGATGTTTTTTTAACTACTGACCAAGAATACAATGTTGATATTGGTCTAAAAAAGAGTTTTAAAAACATGCATTCGTTGCTTGGAATCAATTACTTCAACTTCCAAAATCCAATGGATAAAAATGGAGATAACTTTACGGATATCACACTGCAAAATAGAATTTCAATTTTCAATAAATGGAATTTTATACGAAAAGAAAACAGAGTAGCTAACATCGCTGCCCGTTTTGTATATGAGGATCGATGGGGAGGGGAGATGCAATATGAAAATAAATTCAGAGGCACAGATAGTATTTATGGGGAATCCATTTATACTTCAAGATATGAGTTGATTGGGGTGTATCAATTACCAATAAAAAAGGAAAATGTTTTTTTACAATATTCCTTTAACAATCATCATCAAAACTCCTATTATGGCACAACCTCTTATCAAGCATCCCAAAATATTGCTTTTGCCCAATTGTATTGGAATAAAAAAATAAGTGAAAAAGCAGATGTTTTAGTCGGGCTTCCTTTCCGATATACGTATTACGATGATAATACCCCTGGGACAATGTTGCCGGACACCATCTATCCTCAAAATAAGCCACATCAAACCTACCTACCCGGACTATTTGTGCAAACAGAATTAAAGCGAAAGAAACTAACAACATTAGCAGGCTTAAGATACGATTACAATACAGAACATGGGAACATCTTCTCTCCTCGGTTGGCATTTAAATATGCTGCAAACAAAAATAATATTTTGCGATTGAGCATAGGAAATGGGTATCGTGTGGTGAACTTATTTACGGAGGATCATGCTGCACTTTCGGGTGCACGCGAGGTGGTTATAAAAACAAATTTAAAACCTGAAAAATCATGGAATGTGAATTTAAATTTTCAGAAAAGTATTGTATTAGAAAATTCATTTATCAGTATTGATGCCAGTGTGTTTTACACCTATTTTACCAACAAAATAATTGGAGATTTTAATACGGATGCCACAAAAATTATTTTTGATAATCTAAACGGGCACGCTATTTCGCAAGGTGCAGCTTTAAGCGTTGATATTATGCACACAGGTGGTTTAAAAGCAATACTTGGATGCACATACATGGATGTTTTTAGCATTGAAAGAGATTCGGTCGGTAACGATAAAAAAACACATCAATTGCATGCCCCAAAGCTTTCATGCAATTTTAGTATTAGTTATTCATTTGCAAAAAAAGGATGGAGCATTGATTATACAGGAAATATAAAAAGTCCGATGTTTTTGCCTGTTGTACCCAATGATTACAGACCAGAAGAATCACCATGGTTTACGATTCAAAATCTGCAAATCACAAAAAAATTCAAAAAAGGGCTTGAAATTTACGGAGGTGTAAAAAATATTTTTGATTTCAAACCAAGTGATCCTATTCTAAGAGCCTTTGATCCATTTGATAAATACATTCATGAAAACAACCCGAATGGATACACATTTGACCCTTCTTACAATTATGCGCCCATGCAGGGAAGGAGATTCTTTATTGGTGTGCGCTTTGTATTCTTTTAAAGCGCATAAAACGTATACACGCGACTCACCGTTTTTTTCGTTGCAGCATCTGTCAACTTGATATCTATTGAATTGTCCAAAACACTTCCTTTGTATTTTTGCTCTCCTGTCATACCGGCTACTTCAAATTTGATAGAACATTTTTTTACGGAGTAAGTACCTTTCAGCACCATGTCCTTGTTTTCTTTGTGAAACCAAGAAAAAACATCCATATAATCGTTTACAGAAGTTGACGCCAAAACAGTACCATCTTCATAAAAACGGATAATTGCGGAGTTTTCATTATCGAGTTGACACGCATAAATGCCATTGTATTTTACAGGACAAGCGGCATTTTTTTTAGGGGTAAATGAATATGCAAACAAAATGCAAACAAGAAGGAGTAGGTTGTTTTTCATGTTGCAAATGTATAAAAACAAAAACAGTCCCGAAATACGAGACTGCTTTTGTTATCATTTTGTTTCTATTATTTATTTCTTAATAAATGAACAAATCCTTTGTTTTCGACTGGCTGTGCATTCTCAACACAAGCGGAAGTATACCTTGCTAACCAAAAGTAAACTCCTTCATCAGCATCATTCCCTTTAATTTTACCATCCCATTGATCTGATAAGTTGCTTGATTCAAATACTTTTTTACCCCAACGATTATAAATTTCGATGTGGAAATCTTTCACGTAAGCAAATTTATTTAAATCAAAGGTTTCATTTTTGTTATCACCATCCGGTGTAAATACGTTTGTTTTTACAATATAATCTGGTAAAACTGGAGGTGGAGTATAATTTAAAATAGTTGTTAAATAAGTAGGGCAACCAGCGGCTGGATACATCACTACTGTAAATTGAGTGCCGGCAACAGGACTAAGGACGAACAAAGAATCACCCGTACCTAAAAGCGTTCCAGTACCATCCGGAGTCAAATACCACTCATAAGTAACATATCCTGGAGGGGCGTATAAGTTGATAGAAGGATCTCCTGGACAAAAAATAGTTCCAATTCCAAGTGTATCACCAGGAGCTGGTGGGTTAGCAATTGTCAATGTATCAAGTGTAGAACAACCACCAAGAGAAGAAACGGTAATATAATAAGTACCTGGAGGCATGCCGGCCAAAGTATCGTTATTCGTACCCACTGTAGCTCCTGTTGCGGCATCTACCCATACAAATGTAAAAGGAGGTATCGCTCCAGTAGGCTGGACGTAGGCAAATCCATCGGTATAATCATGGCAACTTGCAGGAATCACATTGGTGTTCACATTGATTTCAGAGTAAGCCAACGTTACAGTTAATGAAGTTCCACAACCAGATGCAGACAACATACTAACGCTGTATACTTGTCCTAAAATCGGATTGATAATGGCAAGTGTATCGTTGGTCGCACCAGGAATAATTGCAGAAGAAGCATCATACCATTGGTAAGTGTTAAATCCCGGAGGCGCTGTTAATAATAACAAGGTATCGTCTGGGCAAAATGCAACTTGCGCTGCTAATTGCGAACAACTTGCATCAATATATGCATAACCGAAATGACCAGTTAATGTACAATCGCTTGTTTGAAACTGAATTGTAACGGTTGTTCCAATGTATGGCGTTAAATCGATACTAACCGTTGTCCATTTCTTATAATATCCTTGCAAAGCACCAAAGGAGTCATTGAAAGGATGAAAGGAGGTATCAGAGGCTGCAGCCAAACCTTCTACTGAATATACACCGCATGGTCCGGAAACCGGAGCTCCTGATGCATCAAAAACGGTGATATCAAAACGAGGTTGCTCAGCAGCAGTATGTCCTGTTGGATTTTCTAAAACAACCGCATATTGGTAAGTAAATGAAGTATTTGAAGCGGTAACAGTAATCGGGTAGCGCAAATATTCGGTCTCAGCCCCAATTTGATCATTCCCTAAACGAGAGGAGAAGGATAAGCCTCCTGGCGCAACCAATGGAATTTCCGGTAAGCCGGACACCGTATTGATTGCCAAAGGATCAAATCCCGCACCAGTAACAATTGTATGACGTGTTGCAACAAAACCTGGCGTCCAAGTTGTTGGTAAAATATCGCAAAAACCGGTAGCTCCGCTCCAGTTTAGAAATGTTCCATCCTCAAAACCTGCATTATCACAAGGTCCTAATGATTTACGTTGTTCGGAAAAGAAACGCTCTGTATTCGGCTGAATTCCTTTTTTTGCATTGATATAGTCTTTCTTCTTATGTTTAATAATGGATCGAAACTCAATTTCTTTGATTCCTTTTGCCTTTAAATCAGCAATAATTGCCGCTTCATCAAACCCAACCAAAAGAGCAGCCTCTTCTTCGTGATTATGAGAAATAGCAACATTATTAAGAATTTCCTGAGCAAACAACGCGTTGGATGAAAGCAAACCGGCAACCCCTAATAGTTTTAAATAATTTATTTTTTTCATAGTAATTCTTTATTTTAAAGCACTAAATATACACTGTTTAAGTGAATATGACTCATTTAAAAGTAAAAAAGTTGCATCTGTTTAAAATTAATCAGATATTGTTAAAATAATAAGTAAAATTTAAGCAAACATGACGTTTCAGCCCTTAAATTTGAGAATTAATTTAAACTCCGTTTTTATAATGAATCTAAAATCTGCTCTTATCATTACATTCGTTGCTGTGAGTCACTTTTTATCTGCTCAAAGCTTATCTGTTATTGTTCAAAATGGCAACTCCAAGCTTGCATCAGGCAATTATGAGGCTGCTGAAGTAGATTTTGCGAATGCCATACGACTTAATGATGCAGCAACCACGACCTACCTTGATAAACTAAAAAAATACGGCACTCTGAATGAGTATCAAAAATCCACGTCAGACATGCCGGACGGATTTGTGTACAATCATGACTTGGCAGTTCCTTATTATGGACATGGCATGTCGTTGGCTGGATTGGGTAAAAAAGAAGAAGCGTTGTTGGATTTTGAAAAGGCTGTTACAATCGATCCTAAATATGCTGAGGCACTTTGTGAAAGAGGTATCTTACTTATTTCGAAAGGGATCAAAGACAAAGGCTGTATGGATTTGCGCAAAGCAAAAATGATGAAAAATGAAAAAGCGAAAGGGCTTTATGATTCAAATGCCTGCTCCCAAATGAGTACAACATTTATTACCAATGGTGATTCGAAAATGAATGCAAAAGATTATGTTGGAGCTATTGCCGACTATACATCTGCGATTCAATTGAACAGTGATTCTGTGCAGCCGTATTTAAAACGTGCGGAATGCCAAGTTTTGCTTAAAAAATATGATAAAGCAATCACCGATTACAATAAAGCTTTGAAAATAAAACCCGATACAATCGCTATTATGTATCAACGCGGATTGGCTTATAATGCTGCATCAAACTATAAATTGGCTTTTGCGGACTTTTCATCTGTTATTAAACTGAGCCCGAATTATTACGAAGCATATATGCAAAGAGGTGCGGCCTGTGAAGGAATGGAAAATTTCAAGTCGGCCATGTATGACTATTCGGAAGCAATTAGAATTAAACCGAAAGATGGAACAGCTTATTATAAAAGAGGTTTAGCGAATCAAGATGCAAAAGATTATAGTTTCTGTAAAGATTTTAAAATAGCAGCTTCACTAGGTATTGAAGAAGCAAAATCATTGGCTGAAAATTGCGGACCGCCTCCTCCAAAAAAATAATTCATGTATGTACAAAAGCATCATTAAACCCATTTTTTTTCTTTTTGAACCAGAAAACATTCATCATATTGTTTTCAAAACCATTAAA is part of the Bacteroidota bacterium genome and encodes:
- a CDS encoding TonB-dependent receptor, which codes for MRSLVFLSLFFFTNASAQSGSIKGIVSSEGKLLEFVSVGIIGTPFTATTNKQGAYEISNIPFGSYEFIITQSGYKTEKKNIEIHSTEALIINQELFSLTGSLNEVVITGTMKEMSRLDSPIPVEVLTPKLFQKNPSPSLFESMQMVNGVQPQLNCNVCNTGDIHINGMEGPYTMITIDGMPIVSALSTVYGLSGIPNSLVNRIEVVKGPASTLYGSEAVGGLINVITKDPKDAPRISADVFLTTDQEYNVDIGLKKSFKNMHSLLGINYFNFQNPMDKNGDNFTDITLQNRISIFNKWNFIRKENRVANIAARFVYEDRWGGEMQYENKFRGTDSIYGESIYTSRYELIGVYQLPIKKENVFLQYSFNNHHQNSYYGTTSYQASQNIAFAQLYWNKKISEKADVLVGLPFRYTYYDDNTPGTMLPDTIYPQNKPHQTYLPGLFVQTELKRKKLTTLAGLRYDYNTEHGNIFSPRLAFKYAANKNNILRLSIGNGYRVVNLFTEDHAALSGAREVVIKTNLKPEKSWNVNLNFQKSIVLENSFISIDASVFYTYFTNKIIGDFNTDATKIIFDNLNGHAISQGAALSVDIMHTGGLKAILGCTYMDVFSIERDSVGNDKKTHQLHAPKLSCNFSISYSFAKKGWSIDYTGNIKSPMFLPVVPNDYRPEESPWFTIQNLQITKKFKKGLEIYGGVKNIFDFKPSDPILRAFDPFDKYIHENNPNGYTFDPSYNYAPMQGRRFFIGVRFVFF
- a CDS encoding gliding motility-associated C-terminal domain-containing protein — its product is MKKINYLKLLGVAGLLSSNALFAQEILNNVAISHNHEEEAALLVGFDEAAIIADLKAKGIKEIEFRSIIKHKKKDYINAKKGIQPNTERFFSEQRKSLGPCDNAGFEDGTFLNWSGATGFCDILPTTWTPGFVATRHTIVTGAGFDPLAINTVSGLPEIPLVAPGGLSFSSRLGNDQIGAETEYLRYPITVTASNTSFTYQYAVVLENPTGHTAAEQPRFDITVFDASGAPVSGPCGVYSVEGLAAASDTSFHPFNDSFGALQGYYKKWTTVSIDLTPYIGTTVTIQFQTSDCTLTGHFGYAYIDASCSQLAAQVAFCPDDTLLLLTAPPGFNTYQWYDASSAIIPGATNDTLAIINPILGQVYSVSMLSASGCGTSLTVTLAYSEINVNTNVIPASCHDYTDGFAYVQPTGAIPPFTFVWVDAATGATVGTNNDTLAGMPPGTYYITVSSLGGCSTLDTLTIANPPAPGDTLGIGTIFCPGDPSINLYAPPGYVTYEWYLTPDGTGTLLGTGDSLFVLSPVAGTQFTVVMYPAAGCPTYLTTILNYTPPPVLPDYIVKTNVFTPDGDNKNETFDLNKFAYVKDFHIEIYNRWGKKVFESSNLSDQWDGKIKGNDADEGVYFWLARYTSACVENAQPVENKGFVHLLRNK
- a CDS encoding tetratricopeptide repeat protein, coding for MNLKSALIITFVAVSHFLSAQSLSVIVQNGNSKLASGNYEAAEVDFANAIRLNDAATTTYLDKLKKYGTLNEYQKSTSDMPDGFVYNHDLAVPYYGHGMSLAGLGKKEEALLDFEKAVTIDPKYAEALCERGILLISKGIKDKGCMDLRKAKMMKNEKAKGLYDSNACSQMSTTFITNGDSKMNAKDYVGAIADYTSAIQLNSDSVQPYLKRAECQVLLKKYDKAITDYNKALKIKPDTIAIMYQRGLAYNAASNYKLAFADFSSVIKLSPNYYEAYMQRGAACEGMENFKSAMYDYSEAIRIKPKDGTAYYKRGLANQDAKDYSFCKDFKIAASLGIEEAKSLAENCGPPPPKK